The genome window ACACTCTGTACACTTTCCACCCACTGTGCCTAACATCCTGTTCTAAATGTGTGGTGACAGGTATTACTAGGTGTTTTCATGGGTAATACTTtgcagttttattttaaatcattaaaaccTCCACTTTGGATCAACCTTTGAGCCGGGGCTTATTTGATTCGATTGTTTAATTAATTTGACAACACATTTCCTCAAAAGAATGCTACGGTGTAAATGACTGAAGTTCACCTCTGTGTCCAACAGGTGGCAGGATTTGCATGTATAGTTTGAAGATGATATATAGTCGTTCAATAACTTTGTTTCCCCGCTGATTACCTCGTAAGTTTGGTACCTCGTCCCACCTTACAAGTGGAAGGTAGGGAACCTCTTGACTAACGCAAAAGTAAATGCatcttaaaaatatattaactCTTTGGCTTTGCGTTGTACAATTTAGCAAGATACAATGGTTTAAACCCTTCGCGCACACAGCATCAATGACCGTTTTCAGATGCACCAGCTATGATGAAAGGCCTCCCTAGAAACAACCGGATGTAGTTCTATTGAATGTGAAGGAGGAACCTCCATCAAACATATGTTTCTGTATTCATGGTTGTGCTAGTAATTAAGCtagtaattaattaattttgaGTAATTAATAGAAAGCTTTTTACTGACATGTCTGTGTTCAGAAAACCTTCCTAACATTTTGCTGTTGAGGCTGTAATTGTCTGTGTAGCATTGGACGGCTGCAGCAAACGAGCACACTTCCACCATAAGGAAGATTTTCAAGCAAATACCAAGGTAGTATGGGTTGATCTCTAAAGTTGAATCGCAAGCTCATTTTTCAACCAAGGTTTTGTAAAAGAACTTGACAGGTGGGACCATATATCAGATTATATTCTAATTAAATTAGTTTGATAAATATGTGAGCAAAACCATTTTAGAAATATAGTTCCTTCACCAGAGGGCAGTGACAAGTTATTTCTTTAGCTGTTAAAGGATCTTGTCTAGAACATTTCTTGCATGCAACATTTTTAAGGGGAACCGATGAAAATAAAACCAAGAAACCCCACCTGGTGTGCGTGCGCATTCGGATCAAACAAGCCCGATGCTGAGCTCCTAcaatgcaaagcatgcgctgtGAGTTCGCCAATATAACAAAGAAGTGGTTCACATTGAACAGTGGTGCTCTCGAAGGACATtggcaaagacatttttttaacaattaaGTCTCTCACGCGGCCTTTAAAAGATTTAAAGCAGCTTGCGTAATGTTCTTGTCTGATGTCCCTGCAGTAGAACGTGAACCTTGATGAAGGTGTGAGGACTGAAACGTTGAGATAACAAAGTACGTTTAAATGGACGGCTGGTTTCTTTTAATTCAGGGTTTTTTGATCCGTTGCACCTTTTCAGATTACTTTATGGCAGAACGTTTGACATTCAGACCTTAAAGGGACCTTTCTAGAAAGTTTATGTTTCTCGGTTGTTTAAAGAAAAGGAACATCCCAGTAAGTCCTTATTGGCTTTGCACAACTTTTTACGTTTTAGTGAAACAGACCAGTATGATTTTGTAAATCCAAtatgaaaaaagtgaaaaatgaagCACACTTCTAGAAGACACTGGAGAATTTTCATCTTCCAACACATCCAACCTGATCATTTTATTAGTCATTAAGCATGTTTAATTCCCCTATTTACTAACCTGTTGATCAATGTGcaattttcatttaaaaccatCCTGCTCAGGTGTGAGCTGGTCGATATCTATCCTACCGCCTCGCGTCAGCGGCCCTTTTTCTGTGTCCTTTCACTTGCAAGCAGCAGTTCAAGCTGTGTTTTCCCTCATCAGCTGATGTGCGATTGAATAGAATCCCAACAGCCCGTCTCTCAAGCGAATCACACTTTAGAGATGTGAGGGCCAGCCGCAGCAGAGGAGCTTTAAACCTTCACCTTAATCTCTGTTAGGCAAAGTGGGACGTATAGAATATATACAGAAAAGggtgttgaaaaaaagaaaaggccaatCCCAGGAGCGTTTCGTACTCTCGTATCCTCTCTGGAAGATAGCATCTCGGGCCCTGTGGACACGTGGCCCCCGAATGCACCTGGTTCTCTGCTGCGCTGCGTCGTCctcgcacacaaaacacaaacctcTTTCAAAAACTGTGGTCAGTGTCTGTCAATTCACTTAAAatctaacaacaaaaaaagcgaGACacagccagccccccccccccccccccctccaaaaggCTGTTCTCTTGTTGTCTTTGatataaaacatacaaaccgGAGATGCATTCTCATTGAGCATccatagaaaaaacaaactgaactGAAAGACAAAAATCACTTCAGTTCAGCCCGGTGGCTTCTCCGAAACAACCACAGCACCGATAGAAAGTCTTCCGTTAGCGTTTACAGTCCTCGAATCTCATTGTCCATGATTGTCAATTCATGCATCTTCATCAAGCCATTCAGCAGTCGGGAGGTACATACATGATATGCCTATCAACCAAGCTACATCAACACAACGTTAACGGGCTAAATTGTctgaaagaaaatatttttcaatggTTTTTCAGTCGTTAGTGTAGATTGATTGCAAGAGACCGCCTCCCCTCGCCCATACACGCGTTCACTCGGCCAGCGGCGCGCACACGAGGCTGTTGTACCTCAAGAGCTGAATGCGTTCAAAGTAGTCGTCGGTCAGGAAGTTCCTCTGCGAGGTCACCAGGTTGCCCTTCTGACTGAAGAGGCGCTGCACGGGGGCCGTGGACGGCAGCGTGGTgttgtactttaaaaaaagctgcttCACCCTGGGGAAGTCCTGTAGGCACTCCAGGCTCTTCCCCGTCCCTTCGATGTACTTGCGGATCTCCTCCGTCACCCCCCGCTGCTGGATCTGGACGGTGGGCTTGGCCGAGCCGTAGCTGAAGAAGTCGTCCTCGGACTCGATGGTGGACACGTTGCGGCTGGTGTTTGCCTCGGGGATGTTGCCGGGGTCCATCTGGGACGCCTCGGTGGCCAGCAGGGCGCACATCTCCTCCCGGTCCGAGGCCGCCATCCACCACAGGCGAAACTGCGGCGTGGTTGCCGTCGCGATTTTGGCCTCCGTGCTGGCGAACAGCTCCTGGAACCTCACGTCGATGGCCACCACGATGGCGCCGATGACGTCGCCGAAGTAGTTGGCCGAGTCCTTCTGCTCGTTGAGCTTGTTCTTCAGGCTGAGCACGGTCGGGATGACCAGGCCCAGGTAGCACTTCTGCTCCGCCTGGAAGAGTTCGAGCGCAAAGGCGAGCGGGTGAAACACGGTCACGTACTCTTTGAGGAAGGCCATCTCCTCCGCCTGCAGGCGCACGACCTCCAGGCGGGCGCACAGCTCCGTCAGCTCCCGCTCGGAGAGGGAGACGATCTTCTGCACGGCGCAGTACTCCACATTCCAGCGGATGACGGCGGGCACGACCAGGGCCATCTTCCCGATCTCCTCCGCCGCGTCCATGCCCACCTGGAGGTGGTGGCATTTGCTCCACAGCGAGTACACTTTGGCCATGGTGCTGTAGTGCAACTGGCACATGGGCCCCTGCGACACCGCCTGCCAGAAGTCCTCGGTGACGATCTGCTCCAGGGTGTGCGAGGCGCAGCGCTGCACGGTGGGCAGGAAGAGCAGCATGTCCTGCTCCGGCTCGCCCTCCAGGACGGCGCCCACGTTCTCGTAGAAGCCGATGTCGTCGTCGCTCTCCGGGCCGTCCACCGCGAACTCCTTGAAGGCGCTGACGAAGGGGCTGCCGTTGTCGGTGACCGTGGTCTGCACCTTGCTGTCGATGTTGTACGCCACGTGGATGTCGTGTATCCGCCCGGCGATGGTGTCGTGCGTGATGCGGCCCTGCAGCCGCGCGAACCCCAGGGCGGCGGACTTCCTCTCCAGGGAGTGCCTGTCGATCCAGTGGCAGGTCATGCCGAAGAAGCTCCTGTTGTTGGCCGTCCAGATGTCGGCCGTGGTGCACACGTACTGGATGCCGCCGAGTTTCGCCATGAGCTCCTCCCGCATCCTGGAGAAACCCTGGTCCACCTTTGTGAACAAGGTCACCCTGTCCATGGACTTCAGCCCCTCAGTTAAGCCCGAAATCAGCTTCCTGAAGCCGGGCTGCTCCAGCACGTAAAACGACTGGCAGTCCTCCACGATGAAGTTGAAAATCAGCTCGTCGATCTTCGCCTGGGTCATGCATTTGGAGATGATTTCCGCTTTCAGCTTCTTGAGCTGGCAGTGCCGGCTCTCCTCGCCGTTGtgctcctctttcttcctccccctcttgaCATCAGGCCTGGCTTCACAGCCCAAGTGGGTCCTCTGCAGGACGAAACGCCCCCCGCAGGGGTTCATGTTAGTTGTTGGGAGGTGTGCAGTTTGTGCGTTCTGAGTTCCCATTAGTTTGTAAACTTGACATGCAAAAAACAGAATTCTGTTTTCTAAaatgattgcttttttttcttcctagtataacatttttttaaaagcctctAGCGCCACGAGTTGGTCATCAACATGCGGCTGCAATGTAACGTCATTTAACACAAGGTATTCATTCATTGCCTCTTTCACACGTAAACATTACAGCCACGGGAAGCCACAACTAAGGACTACCGCGCGTTACTTACGTCTAAATGCTTCTTTAGGTTTGACGTGGAGGTTTTCGACGTGGACAGCAGATTAACCCTCGGCAGACATAGATTACACTGGACGATGATATTCTTCCCTTGATCTGCCTTGTACGTGAAATGGTGGCGATAACGCCAAGTATGCATGGCCGATTTGGTCTCGCCGCTGCTGTCATGGGGATCGCCATCCATTTCGGACATTGTCTCGACTGTTTTCGACGTcttgaaatagaataaaagtaTCGTAATCCAATTTAGTAATCGTGATTACACGTAAAGTAACGATGGCGGCAGAGAAATCCTCATGAAAAAGGGGGCCGGCCTTTGTTCAGATGTGGCCCAGTAAACGAACGAGGAGGAGACACCTACGTCACACTTCGGTGACGCGCATGCGCATCGAGAGTCTGCGAGCACCATTGAGAGTATGGCGACGGTGGAGCGAGGACCCGGATGATCCAGCCATGACGTCactgtcgtctccttgtgactttttttttttttactcgagTTCACGGAGTACTTTTACCAGcgtttccctttttctctcgCTGTGGCGAGTTGGCGCCACCGGCCGGTCAGCGGAGGAGCAGGTTTAAATTGACACATTAAATCAAAACCACTCAGTCAAtataaaattttaaaaaaaaaatggaaataaaaatgaaatggtgCTTTTATCAGCGATCTCAAGAAACGGccgtagaagaaaaaaatataataactcAACTGTCACATTTTTTATGTGGCTGGTTTAACAGGCGTATTCTTTCACTACATACACACATTGCAGCCGACAGTTCTCAAACTCCTATATTATAAATATCTTTATAGTGTATAACGTGAGAATGGACTACATGCCTATTTAGTCAAATAGTATGAAACAAACCCAAGCAATGGATGGTGATTTTAAGAATATTTGACTCggtaaataaacatttttgcaGAAAATAACATGTGTAGCATGTGTAGATGTCTGAAATGGAATGATACCAATATCCAATAAGGGAAACCTTACATCTGGCTCAAAGTTGAATTTAGCATGCCACTAATCAGGTTGGCATGcaagctgttttctttttgcatgttCATTAAAACAATTAGTCCACCACATGTTCACATGCATACGCAGCGGAGGGAAGAACGTTAATcatttaacattattattttgttttgcttttccaTAGTGAGACACACCTTACTCGCCTTTCTCTCTAATCTATCATATTGCCTTTCAGCATCCTTTCCTTGCATGATCTTGGGAAATCAGATCAACCTGAGTGATTTACGGTGTTCCATGTGGTAACACGAGCTCACCAAACCAAATTGTTTTATAATGCTCTGTTCTACAAGGGGTTGGTTGTTTGGCATGCACCACAGGACCTTTCAAAACCTCTCATTATGTATCCCTCCGACCCACATCCACGTGGCAGCTTGGCCCCTGCAGAGTTTCCAAATGTCTCAGTCGagacaaattcacattttgtcaaatatTCCACCAATGCATTTGATATTAAATTCCAAATTGTATTGTTACATGGACTTTTGGCTCCTTCCTTAATCAACAGCACCTCCATTGGTCAGATTTGGTGAGGGTGGGGTCTCACTTTAGAGCCACTGACGTGTAGATTTTAGACAGCGGCACAGTCCGTGTCGGAAGCGGAGAAAAGACTTTTGAGACAGATAAAGATAAAGAGGGGGAAATGGACAAACGAAGTGCTCTCAATTGATCAGTTGCGCGCTTCAAACCATCATGGACTCTCTGGATAAGGTTCTCTCACAGTCACAGCTGTAACTAGTTGTTTTTGAGCATCAGGTGAGCGTTTCAGACAGTACTCCAGCTTGCTCTTTCACCGGGCTCAACTTTTTCCGAGGAGAAGAACAGAGAGATCGGACGCACCCCAAACCTGAAAGTATGACCGAAGCCTCCGCGTCCTGACGCGCTCCGGCGAGCGCATGCCGGACCCGTGAGAGTGTGGACGAGCATGAAGCGCCATGGGTTGGTGTGAGCGCGGGGTTCAAACCCTGCTGGCCACCGTGGGGGCTTTTGCTGCCTTCAGCTTGATGACCATCGCCATCGGCACGGACTACTGGCTCTATTCACGGGCGTACATCTGCAACAGCACCAATGCCACCACAGACGAGACCCAGTCACAGCTCAAAACCAAAAAGGGCGATCTCACCCACTCTGGGCTGTGGAGAATCTGCTGCATTGAAGGTAAGTCGGCTCTTACTCTCACACTTTGGCTCTTCACGGTAATTAAACATATATACAGTACTGCAAGTTTCCATTTTATGTCCGTTCAAAttctcttttctgtcttttacaaGGTGGAGTCTTTCAATGCTCCTTGCGCGCAAAAAGACGCATACCCTTTACGCAGGGAAAATATCTCAATCGGGCAGGAAAAATAATCAACACGTGGAGCAACTTTCAGAGGTTGTATGTCAGATGGAGAAAAGCTTCAATAAGCACTTAACTCCAATGCAGGAGGAGATAAACAAGCGGCCAGTCTCCCACAAAACGCTCAACTCCAGCTCCCGGCCAACTGTTACATCGCAATGTTCAATAAGCCCACACAATAAAACCGGCTGTGTTACAGTCTGCGAGGCGATGCCAAGCCGGCGCGTCTCAACCCATTCACATTAAATATGGTGCCTGGCAGGAAAAGTGGTGCTTTTTTGTCCACTTTCATTTATGTCTTTGTATCCGTCGCTGTTGCTTGGCAACATCCGTGAAATTGCTATGGAAACATGCACGGCAATATAAAAATAGATGATCGCGTCATGTCCAAGCaagtataaaatacatttttaaccgAACTTGAAGTGAACATCCACATTGCATTTGCATTTGCTTCTCGTTGGAAAGTGTTTTTGAAACCATTTTACGCATTTGATGTTTGGAGAGGTGTGCCTACAGTTACGTCATACCTTCAGAGTCAGTCGGCCACCCCTCGACTCCGACAGGATGCTTTTCTTCATTTCACGATGCGCCCATGGatgaaaacatgaatgaatTACAGCGAAGAAATAACGACTCACGTTTCTTCAACAATTGGTTTAGAGAAGTTTTGAACCAGTTTTGAGCCAAGCCGGCGAAATGTAACCCCAAGACCCCGTAAAACCTTTTTGTTATGCCTCGAAAATAGAGATCGTGCCACTAAGTGGCTGTGATGTGAAACTCTATCTGTATGAACAGGATTTTGTCTTGAGAACACAGAAAGCATTTGCCCGTAGCTccagaaacacagagaaatgTACATTAAGGAGGAAGTATCCACATCGCTGTGTGAAACGTGACACTCTGACTTCTGTTTCTGGAGCATTGTTGCAGCCAGCATCTTCTCACAGCAGATGGAAACAGAAACGTTTGTTCTTTCATGCATCTTTTGTTTACTCAcagcttttgttattattattatctgtgtCTGGACTTTATCTGTTTTGCCtgacagtatcatgctttaccTTTTGCAGAAGTCTGTTTAAATCTCAGGTTTCTTTCAGTATATTCTGTGCATTTTTCCTCCTTCATTCCCTGTCTGGCTTAATGTCATCAGGCCCCACATACAGGGAGCAGTCATCAATGATTAAACAGCGGCTGCTTGTCCTGGGGGGGGGAAGATGGATGCTTTAGACCCGGGAGGCACATCCCGGAGAGCCCTGCTTAGCTGATAGCCCCGACTTCAATGTGAACACACTGCACAGTGAAATAATATAATACCTACATCCTCTAAGACCcccaaacaaattaaaatacaataaatgccAGCCAACGATAATGTCAAGGGTGATTTCCCATCAGTACGTTGCACTTCTAGATTAATGACACAAGAGACTTGTGTTTTGAATCCATAATTTGCACAATCAAAGGCCAGTCTGTCATATAAATCCCTCCTGTGCTAATAGTTGTGCCTCTGCTTAAAAATACACGGTGActctgttgtcatggagactcCAAAGTATAGTGGAGAAAACAAGGCAAGAAGATGAAACcccccgcaaacacacacacacacacacacacacacacacacacacacacacacacacacagacacacacaaagcaacacacaccCCATCCGGTCGTGTTGGCGAAGCCCACTGGGTTTATCGACGGGGACGAGTCTGTGTCTGTCACATCTTCTGGGGAAAACCTCTccacgtttttttttggggggggggttgtggggacAGATTGCGGCGACAACGCGTCTTTCTCTCAGCGACAGCTCGCCGCTGTATCAGACGTATAGCAGCCGCTCAGCAGCACCCTTTAATGAGTGTGTTGTTGTGATTCTAGTCGCCCTGCGTGCTCAGCAGGCGTCGGCCGCTCTCCCGAGGGGCCTCCGTGACATTTAAGGAGCGGGCGGGAGCACATTGCGCGAGGCTCCATTGCTGTGAGGTCAGCGCTATGACCTTCGCTTTGTGCAATTCCAAACAtctgtttattttgaatttgtttgtttgcccaCGTGCACGTTGTGATACCGGCATCGATTGCGCGAGTCTGTATCGCACCGGAAGCTCGTTCCTCGTAGTGTGACTTGGGTAAATTAAACTAATTGTGAGGATGAGCAACAATCCAATTAGCAGGTACATATTTACGGTAAACACGCCGACTTGCGATGAGTTGGTGTGCGTGGCGAGGCACGGGGCGCGGTGGACGTGGAGGGTTGAAGTGGGAGGTTCACTCCGTCATTCCCACTGTGCTCCACCAGTCTGTAATTAAACAACCGAGGAGCTGAGCGGGGGCACGAATCAGCCAGCAGGCCCCCACTTCCACGCCGTCGCCCTCCCCTCTGCTCGCTGTGCGCTCTCTCCCCATCTCTTTTCAGACTGCTCCTTCTTCCTCATCTTTCTTTTATCAGCTTCATTCCACTTTTATTATCGAAGCTCATGAATATTCTcaatctccctccccccttttcattttgtatgcctttaatgtgttttttttattgaattatatGTCAATAGATATTCGCAAAAAGGGAACCTTTTGGCAAAACTGTTCCATTTTGGGAAACACACAAATTTTGCTTTCTTGTCCAAAGGGACGGTCCATACCACTCTAATTACAAAGCTCCTGTTTGCAGTcatttagcttagcttagcatgacaaTGCTGGTAGACAGATGTGGTTACCTTCAAGCTGTCCTCCCCATCTGCAGTCTTTGTCCTCAGCTGTAGGCTTCCTGCTGCTTGTGGTAGCTTTACATTTACTGGAAACACTGTTGTAAAGAGATTATTCCTCATTCTTCATTGCTCTCAAACCCCTTAACCATCCACCTCCCCCTGGGAACATTTTCTTTGCAAAACTCAAAGTAAATTAATTGAATGTCTTGGGACTGGTTCTGAAAttgcgaaaaaaaaaacacttgagagTTGTTTTGGATTGATTACATTTATTTGCAACAGGGATATATCCCCTGGCGTTGTATCACTATATATCcctacaaaaatgtaatttctgttATACATTATTGTTAAGAGACACTGTCCTCCTTGTTTTAAGACAATAGGTTTCAATCATATGGAAAATATTGAGTGCGGTGCAAACATGGCGGGGGAGGAAAATGCAGGAGAGCCGTGACACAAGCAGACCTGCGTTTGACAAAATCGCTGCCTGCTGACAGATTAATAAACCGTCCAACTTGGTCTGAAATTTGGAGTGGCTTTTGTACTCCATTCTGGAATTCCCTGGTCCCAAAGTATTAATTGCATGTGTCAATTTAGTGACTCGTCTGTGCCTTCGATGTCAAGCCCTAGTAGCAATGCTGTCATCCGTTTAGTGCTGACGTTCTCCGCCAAGCATCGAGGAAAAGAACTCAGCAGAACGTCGCACGGGCTGCTCGTGTTTCGCTGTAGATCTTTTATGTGAAGCTGAAAGTCTCCCACTGTAATCTGCACAGTTCTGCAGAAATACAGTATTCATATCACTTTCGATTAGCTTTCTCGTCAATATATTCGCAGAGCTACTGGGGCTTGTAAACTGAAACGGTGGGGGTCATGTGACACACTGAGCTCGTCGTCACGGTTGGGAGTTCAGACAATGCTATTGGTGTATTCCAAGGAGACAACTCCCATATTGGCAGTGCTAATTCAAAAATAATGAAGACGTACATCTTCCAGTTGCCTGTGGCATCGCAGCTGCTCCCACTACacattgtgcgtgcgtgttgtcAAAATGCTCACATGTGTTTGTTTAGGGGGTCATAAACTGTCGAGGGTGATTGGGGCTTGTCAAGGCGTTGAGATTGTTTATGTAAATGTGATGATCAAGCCTTAAGGGATGAtgggttgccatggagaagatgCCCAGCAGGCATCCAGCCAGGTCCAAGGAACCCTTTACTTCCCATGTCACGTGTTGACTGTGTAAGATTGATAATCAATTTGTCCCACCACAGTCGGCAACCAATTAGTGGATCGCCGGCTTTTTGTACAAATCGCTCTGTCTCTATATTgtccttttagttttttttttatagacttTACATCAC of Gasterosteus aculeatus chromosome 11, fGasAcu3.hap1.1, whole genome shotgun sequence contains these proteins:
- the zbedx gene encoding uncharacterized protein zbedx, whose protein sequence is MSEMDGDPHDSSGETKSAMHTWRYRHHFTYKADQGKNIIVQCNLCLPRVNLLSTSKTSTSNLKKHLDRTHLGCEARPDVKRGRKKEEHNGEESRHCQLKKLKAEIISKCMTQAKIDELIFNFIVEDCQSFYVLEQPGFRKLISGLTEGLKSMDRVTLFTKVDQGFSRMREELMAKLGGIQYVCTTADIWTANNRSFFGMTCHWIDRHSLERKSAALGFARLQGRITHDTIAGRIHDIHVAYNIDSKVQTTVTDNGSPFVSAFKEFAVDGPESDDDIGFYENVGAVLEGEPEQDMLLFLPTVQRCASHTLEQIVTEDFWQAVSQGPMCQLHYSTMAKVYSLWSKCHHLQVGMDAAEEIGKMALVVPAVIRWNVEYCAVQKIVSLSERELTELCARLEVVRLQAEEMAFLKEYVTVFHPLAFALELFQAEQKCYLGLVIPTVLSLKNKLNEQKDSANYFGDVIGAIVVAIDVRFQELFASTEAKIATATTPQFRLWWMAASDREEMCALLATEASQMDPGNIPEANTSRNVSTIESEDDFFSYGSAKPTVQIQQRGVTEEIRKYIEGTGKSLECLQDFPRVKQLFLKYNTTLPSTAPVQRLFSQKGNLVTSQRNFLTDDYFERIQLLRYNSLVCAPLAE